In the Agrococcus beijingensis genome, CGGCGCTCGCCACGATCGTCGACCGCTACCACCGCATCGACGAGCGCTTCGACGCGATCGTGATCGTCGGCTCCGACTACACCGATGTCGGCAGCCCCACCGAGCTCGGCTTCAACGCGCGGGTCGCCGCAAACCTGGGCGCCGAGGTGCTGCTCGTGCTCGGCGGCCGCGACCCCGAGACCGACGCTCCCCGCACCGCCGACGAACTGCGGCAGCTGGCGGAGGTCACGACGGCAGAGCTCGTGGGTGCCCACGCATCCATCGCCGGCGTCATCGTCAACCGTGCCGACCCATCCGCCATCGACGGCATCCCCGCGGCGATCGCCGATGCCGTGCCGGCGGAGGTGCCGGTCTGGTCGATCCCGGAGGATGCGCTGCTCAGCGCCCCGAGCGTCGGCACGCTCTTCGCCGCCACCGACGCGCAGCTCGTGCGGGGCGACGCCGAACTGCTGTCGCGCGAGTCGCTCGGCACGGTCGTCGCCGGCATGTCGATGGAGCACGTGCTCGAGCGCCTCATCGAGGGCGGCATCCTCGTCACCCCGGGCGACCGCTCCGACGTGGTGGTCGGCACGATCCTCGCGCAGCGCTCCGAGACCTTCCCGACGCTGGCGGGCATCATCCTGAACGGCGGCTTCGACCTGCACCCCGCGGTGCAGCGGCTGCTCGACGGCCTCGATCTCGCCCTGCCCATCGGCGTCAGCCCGCACGGCACCTACGAGACCGCGCGCCGCGTCGCCACCACCCGCGGCTCGCTGGTCGACGGCACGCAGCGCAAGCGCGACACGGCGCTCGCCCTGTTCGAGCAGCACGTCGACGCCGACGCGCTGCTCGAGCGGCTCGCGGTCGCGACCACCGACGTCGTCACGCCGCTCATCTTCGAGCACAGCCTGATCGAGCGCGCCCGCACCGACGTGCGCCACATCGTGCTGCCCGAGGGCGACGACGACCGCATCCTGCAGGCGGCCTCGACCGTGCTCGCGCGCGGCATCGCGCGGCTGACGATCCTCGGCGACGAGCAGGCGATCCGTCGCCGCGCGGCCGGCCTCGGCCTCGACCTGGCCGACGCGCGCATCGTCGCGACCGACGACGCCGAGCTGCGCCCGAAGTACGCGGCCGAGTACCAGCGGCTGCGGGCCCACAAGGGCGTCACGCACGAGCAGGCCATGGAGCGGCTGCTCGACGTCAGCTACTTCGGCACGCTCATGGTGCACACCGGCGACGCCGACGGCATGGTCTCGGGGGCCGCGCACACGACCGCGCACACCATCAAGCCCTCCTTCGAGACCATCAAGACGAAGCCGGGCGTCTCGGTCGTCTCGAGCGTGTTCCTGATGGCGCTCGCCGATCGGGTGCTCGTCTACGGCGACTGCGCGGTGATCCCGGAGCCGACCGTCGAGGAGCTCGCCGACATCGCCGTCTCGTCGGCGCAGACCGCTCGTGACTTCGGCATCGAGCCGCGGGTGGCGATGCTGTCGTACTCGACCGGCGAGTCGGGCACGGGCGCCGAGGTCGACCGGGTGCGCGCGGCGACGGAGCTCGTGCGCGAGCGGGCTCCCGAGCTGCCGGTGGAGGGGCCGATCCAGTACGACGCGGCAGCGGATGCGGCGGTCGCCTCCAAGAAGATGCCCGGTTCGGCGGTGGCCGGCAGGGCGACGGTGTTCGTGTTCCCCGACCTGAACACCGGCAACAACACCTACAAGGCCGTGCAGCGCTCGGCCGGCGCGCTCGCGATCGGGCCGGTGCTGCAGGGGCTCAACAAGCCCGTGAACGACCTGTCGCGGGGAG is a window encoding:
- the pta gene encoding phosphate acetyltransferase, with translation MPTRIVIASPEGHAGKSIVALGLVDALSRRVEKVGVFRPIARSAAEPDRVLEMLLAHDAVDLAYDDAIGTTYAAVHEDAEAALATIVDRYHRIDERFDAIVIVGSDYTDVGSPTELGFNARVAANLGAEVLLVLGGRDPETDAPRTADELRQLAEVTTAELVGAHASIAGVIVNRADPSAIDGIPAAIADAVPAEVPVWSIPEDALLSAPSVGTLFAATDAQLVRGDAELLSRESLGTVVAGMSMEHVLERLIEGGILVTPGDRSDVVVGTILAQRSETFPTLAGIILNGGFDLHPAVQRLLDGLDLALPIGVSPHGTYETARRVATTRGSLVDGTQRKRDTALALFEQHVDADALLERLAVATTDVVTPLIFEHSLIERARTDVRHIVLPEGDDDRILQAASTVLARGIARLTILGDEQAIRRRAAGLGLDLADARIVATDDAELRPKYAAEYQRLRAHKGVTHEQAMERLLDVSYFGTLMVHTGDADGMVSGAAHTTAHTIKPSFETIKTKPGVSVVSSVFLMALADRVLVYGDCAVIPEPTVEELADIAVSSAQTARDFGIEPRVAMLSYSTGESGTGAEVDRVRAATELVRERAPELPVEGPIQYDAAADAAVASKKMPGSAVAGRATVFVFPDLNTGNNTYKAVQRSAGALAIGPVLQGLNKPVNDLSRGALVGDIVNTIAITAIQAQGAAGTGGTA